The DNA window GCTCGAACGCATGGGCATGGGAGACCGCGCCACCCATCTGCCGAGCGAGTTGTCAGGAGGACAGAAACAACGTGTGGCTATCGCACGTGCTCTCATCACAAACCCGTCAATAATTCTTGCCGACGAACCTACAGGAGCGCTTGACTCCAAGACATCCAAAGAAGTGATGCAGGTGTTCCGCGACCTCAATGCCGATGGGATGACGATTGTCATCGTCACCCATGACCCCGGGGTTGGCGAACAGACAAACCGCATAATCCGCATCGCCGACGGACGCATCATTTAACCCATCTGAAAACTGAAGAAGAAAATCTCACCTCAATTTTCTCTGTCGATAAAATTATCCAAATGTTTGATCTTGCAAGTGAAATAATGGCAACCCTGCGCAACAACAAACTGCGCACCGCTCTGACAGGATTCGCCGTGTCATGGGGAATTTTTCTCCTGATAGTGCTGCTCAGCGTCTCGCGTGGGCTTGTCAACGGAATGGAATCAATGTTCGCCCAACGCGACACCGAAACTGTGTCGATTCGCGGCGGCTACGCACAGAAAGCGTTCAAAGGTCTTAAGGAAAACAGACGCATACGACTGAAGGATTCCGACATGGACGTGCTTGAATCGCAGAATGCGAATGTCATAGCCGACGTTGCCGCACAGATTTCCAATGACTCCGCAAAAGTCACAAGCTCCAAGGATTATCTGACCGGAGGCTACCGTGGAGTATACCCGACCGAACAACGGAACAGCGGTCTTAACATCGTGAATGGACGTTTCATAAATCAGAACGACATCAATCAGCGCCGACGTGTGGCGGTCATCAACGAAGAATCGGCCAAGACATTGTTTGGCGAAAAAGAGCCTGTCGGCCAGCTGGTCGAAATCTGCGACCTGTCATTCACTGTCGTCGGGACATACAAACAGGAATGGCGGCGCGATGTCTACATCCCATACTCCACGGCACGTTCGATGAGCGGCGGGTCTGACCGAGTGAACAATATAACTGTCAAACTCAAAAATGTCAGGACTCTCGAAGAAAGCGATGATGCAGAAACCAGCTTCCGTTCCACTCTCGGCCGCCTTCATTCCTTTGCCGAAGATGACAGAGGTTCACTCTGGATATGGAACAGATTTTCGGATTATATGCGCTCGTCGTCAGCTATGGGGGCGATCGGGATGGCAGTCTGGGTCATAGGACTGCTGACCATGCTTTCGGGAATCGTCGGTGTGAGCAACATTATGTTTGTTTCCGTGCGCGAACGTACACATGAAATCGGAGTCCGCCGTGCGATCGGTGCAAAACCACGCAGCATCCTGAAACAAATCATACTCGAAAGCGTAGCTATAACCACGCTGTTCGGCTATGTAGGCATTGTCCTTGGCGTTCTTTTATCGCAGGGCATAGCCATGCTGACAGAATCCGGAGGAGACCGCTCCCCTATCAAAGACCCGACCGTCGACATTGCGATAGCAATTCAGGTAACGCTGGTGCTTATCATCGCGGGAGCTCTTGCCGGGCTCTTCCCTGCCATGAAATCGCTTAAAATCAAACCTGTCGAAGCACTCCGCGACGAGTAGGCAAAGTAGTACCACATCCATTTGTTCAGAAGATGAAAAATCCAATATTTGACATAGAAAACTGGCGCGAGATAGGCACTACACTTGCCCAAAACAAGACGCGTACATTCATGACCGCATTTGGTATTTTCTGGGGAACTGCCATCCTTGCGATGCTTATCGGAGGATCAAAAGGTCTGAAGAGTTTCATGAGTAGAAATTTTGAAGGATTCGCAACCAATGTCGCGATAGTATTTCCCGGACGCACGACAAAACCATACGCAGGCTTCAACAAAGGCATGGAGCTTGAACTAAACTTGCAGGATATTATAAACATACGCCGAGCGATACCTGAGATAGAAAATTCATCTGCTGTCAACAACCTGTGGGCAAATGCTCTTTACGGGCAAAAGAGTTCCAACGCCATGCTCACAGGCGTAGAAAGCGGTTATGACAAAATTTTTGTCCCGGTAATGTATGAAGGCCGCTTCATAAACGAAGCTGACAACACCCGCTCACGCAAGGTATGTGTGGTCGGGAAAAAAGTGGCTGATGAAATTTTCGGCACAGAATCAGGTCTTGGAAAAGAAATATCACTCAACGGCATATATTATAAGGTCGTAGGTATCGCCGGCCAGACGTCTGAAATAAGCATGGGAGCGGAGCTTGATGAATCGGTCATAATCCCTTACAATTCGATGCGTGCCAACTATAACCTCGGGACAAAAGTCGGAATGTTCATGATGACTCTCAAAAGCGGATATGCCCCCGGTGATTATGAAAATACCGTAAGAAGGCTTATTGCCCGAAACCATCCTGTAGCTCCTGACGATGAAGGAGCAATGTATTTCTTCGATGTGTCGGAACAATTCAAAATGGTCGACAATATATTTCTCGGTATCACTCTTCTTGCCCTCGTGGTGGGTGCCGGCACTCTTTTGTCGGGAATCATCGGTGTCGGAAACATCATGTGGATCATCGTCCGTGAACGTACTCACGAAATCGGCATCCGACGTGCTATCGGCGCAAAACCTCGCGACATAATTACACAGATACTCTCGGAGAGTATGGTGCTGACCACAATCGCCGGAGTGGCGGGAATCTGTTTTGCCATCATTCTGCTTGCCATAGCCGAGCATGCTTTTGCCGACGAACGTGGTATCATCGCATTTCAGCTCTCGTTCATGCAGGCGGTCTACATCCTTGTCACATTCCTTGTGCTTGGCACCGCAGCAGGACTTATCCCCGCTATCAAGGCCATGAAAATAAAGCCGATTGAAGCTCTCAACGACAAGTAATTCGGAATCAAAATGTTACAACTTTAATTGCGATAATAACAAACATAATCATATCAGAACAATGAAGAAGTTTTTGCGGATTTTTATGTGGTGTCTGATCGCCGCAATATTTATCGGTACATTCGTTTACCTTTTCGTCAAATCACAGCCTGACAAGGAAAAATTCGAGCTTGTCAGCCCATCGACAGGAACAATCGAGCGTAACACAGTGCTCACCGGCAAAATCGAGCCACGCGATGAAATCGAAATCAAGCCACAGGTGTCAGGTATCATCTCCGAAATCAATGTCGAGGAAGGCGATATGGTTCAGGCCGGCGACATTGTAGCCAAAATCAAGATTGTGCCCGACGAAGGACAGCTTTCATCGGCTCTTTCAAGAGTAAAGACAGCGAAAATCAATCTTGAGGATGCACGCGTGAAACATGACCGCAACAAACTCCTCTACGATAAAAAGGTCATCAGCCGCGAGGAATTTGAAAATACATCAACAACCTTGTCGCAGGCTAAAGCTGAACTCGAAGCAGCCGAAGATGCCTACTCAATCGTAAAGGAAGGTGTATCGAAAACAAACGCGAAGGAAAGCAACACTCTGGTGCGCGCCACCATCACAGGACTTGTACTCGATGTCCCTGTAAAAGTCGGAAGTTCGGTCATTCAGGCGAACACGATGAACGACGGTACGACCGTTGCGACCGTTGCAGACATGAACAATCTCATATTCGAAGGCAAAGTCGACGAGACCGAAGTCGGACTTCTGTCTGTCGGTCAGCCGATGGAAATATCAATCGGAGCGCTGCCTGACCTGAAACTCGATGCCGTCATAGAGCTTATCGCCCGAAAGGTGTAGAAACCAACGGAGCAAATACTTTTGAAATCAAGGCGGCAATAAATGTTCCTTCCGGCGACAAACTTCGTGCCGGCTACAGCGCAAATGCGACAGTAAACCTGAGCAAAGCTGAAAATGTGCTTACCATTCCTGAAAGCGTAATCGAATGGAAAGGCGACAGCACTTTCGTATATGTAATGACCGACAGTCTGCCAGAACAG is part of the Duncaniella dubosii genome and encodes:
- a CDS encoding ABC transporter permease; protein product: MFDLASEIMATLRNNKLRTALTGFAVSWGIFLLIVLLSVSRGLVNGMESMFAQRDTETVSIRGGYAQKAFKGLKENRRIRLKDSDMDVLESQNANVIADVAAQISNDSAKVTSSKDYLTGGYRGVYPTEQRNSGLNIVNGRFINQNDINQRRRVAVINEESAKTLFGEKEPVGQLVEICDLSFTVVGTYKQEWRRDVYIPYSTARSMSGGSDRVNNITVKLKNVRTLEESDDAETSFRSTLGRLHSFAEDDRGSLWIWNRFSDYMRSSSAMGAIGMAVWVIGLLTMLSGIVGVSNIMFVSVRERTHEIGVRRAIGAKPRSILKQIILESVAITTLFGYVGIVLGVLLSQGIAMLTESGGDRSPIKDPTVDIAIAIQVTLVLIIAGALAGLFPAMKSLKIKPVEALRDE
- a CDS encoding ABC transporter permease codes for the protein MKNPIFDIENWREIGTTLAQNKTRTFMTAFGIFWGTAILAMLIGGSKGLKSFMSRNFEGFATNVAIVFPGRTTKPYAGFNKGMELELNLQDIINIRRAIPEIENSSAVNNLWANALYGQKSSNAMLTGVESGYDKIFVPVMYEGRFINEADNTRSRKVCVVGKKVADEIFGTESGLGKEISLNGIYYKVVGIAGQTSEISMGAELDESVIIPYNSMRANYNLGTKVGMFMMTLKSGYAPGDYENTVRRLIARNHPVAPDDEGAMYFFDVSEQFKMVDNIFLGITLLALVVGAGTLLSGIIGVGNIMWIIVRERTHEIGIRRAIGAKPRDIITQILSESMVLTTIAGVAGICFAIILLAIAEHAFADERGIIAFQLSFMQAVYILVTFLVLGTAAGLIPAIKAMKIKPIEALNDK